gccactatatcttcttgagattctcgcatcttctcagacatctcttgtttcatcttgtctaaccgctcTTGCATCTGTAGCTGAAGCCGGTCCTGCATCTCCTTCTAATACTGTTCGAGCTTttccaatctctgatccatatcttttgtctttgctcgagtgccgtaacggtgtttggttggtggttggtttccaggttaactgagcaatgattttagATAATTAGGATCAATTAAAGgcttttaatgcatatgatgcgatgCATGAGATGAATGCAAGAAAGGCGTTAATTATGATTCAATTCCACTTggaaaactttattaaaaaacaaatccCTTTACATAGAACATACTACAAATACGACTTTGCCCTAATACTTAAGACCTTAATTTTTTGAAGCAACGAGGTTAACTCCCGTCCCCGGTCTGACTTTAATTCATACTTTACACTCAACGTGTCAGCTTGTATTGCCAGAGTTTGTAGGTGATCCGCTACTTACCGAATCTGAACCAAAGCTTCTCCCATAACACAATCTCTGCTTCTGACTTGATTCTGGAAATAGTGGAGCTGTTCGCTTTGATAATCTTCGTTTGCCTCCAAATACTCGATCCTGACTTCACAGTTCTGCAATGCCACCTCTAGTTCTTCCATAGTTTTCTTCATTTGCTCGATCCTGCTTAAACTTGCTTGCAGTTCCACCATCGAATTACGATTTCGGTATTGATGAACAATCTTCTCAAGTTCGGCCACTCTAGCCTTTAGTTTATCCCTTTCATCTTGATTTTCTAACAAACTCTTCTCAAGCGATCTATTTTGCATCTGGGTTTCCTGGAATCTTTCTTCCCATCTACCAGTCTTGGCCTTTTCTTCTTGAACCTCTTGACGCCACTGCTCTGAGGTTTTTTCCAACCCAGCAGTTCTCACTGACAAACGTAGTCTCTTATAATCCGTCTTCAAACTGTTCAGATCTTCCTCGACTTTGCGCTTCCCTTTTCTCAGGCCTTCGGTTTCCAATTTCTGAACATCTATGTCCAACTTTAAATTCAccttttcttcctccatttgctctattttcttctctaatGCTGCATTCATTCTTTCGAAGTCTTGCTTTATGATTTCCAGCTCAGAAGGGACGACACGCAAATGCTCCTCTATCGACTAACTATTTTCTGGACTTGGCCCAGGAATGTTGTCATTAATCCTCCTAACACACCATTCGTTGTACTCAGAAGTTGTCATTGGACCCACGGCTAAtctcttcattcggcgagtctgATTCCATGCATTGGCCATCTCACGAGCCTTCCTCTTGTAGCCATCATCCTTATATGAAAAGTCACACTCAGCTAGTCATTGAGTGGCAGGCACAAACTGTCTTGACCTGTATTGTCTTATTACTAGCAATGGAGCATaaccaacagctccccaaatcccaagcaACGGAACCCAGTTAAAATCCCCACACCGATATAGGATCTCATTTGGAAGCAACCACGGAGCTCTCCACTCGACGTTCTCCTCTTGCAGATTCTGAAAGATTTCCATCCATTTCTCCTCTGTAATATCATCTCTCTTTGACGTAGCCACTATCTCTTTCAACGGTGAATAACTTTCAGAGAAGACATGATATGAAACCTTatcaaccttccaaaagtggctatgGAACCACCCAAGTAGTAGCTGcgcacatccaataaatctgcCCTCTCCCGTTCTTCGACATGTATTTAATGACCtaaaggtttctgccaaaatcaCCAGAACTAGTGTAACTCCCTTATCAAGTCGATCAAATAAATCAGTGATCGCCTCGTCAATATGTCCCAAAATCTTAGGAAACACAATTAAGCCATATATACTCAAAGCAAAGACGTCTACTTTCTTCCTCACATTTGGGTGTGCTAAAATGAGGTCCCTTAAACTTTTCCAGGGAATACACATGCTTTCCCCTTTTTGCTTAATCCGAGCCgtaacccactgctcactcatccctgttataTTTATCAGCTTCTTCAAGAATGTTGGTACATTTACCGCCTTCGAATAAATTCTATCTACCTGAACCTTCGAACACCGAAGTAAAGCTGTGTACTCCTCTATTGTAGGCACTAAATCAACCTTCCCGAATGTAAAGTAACTGTAGGCCGAATTCCAAAACTGGGCAAGAGCTCGAAACAGacgcttgtctaccttcatgtcaagtaaataaggcaaatcctcataatttaaatagaatAACTGTCTAACCTCATTATCCCACTGATCCCAAATCTCCTTCAACTCCTGCAAGTTGTTCTGAGCTACGCTAACACGAGTGAAGTCCCATAACTCTGATATGTATCCCAcggccaaactatcacctttttCACGCTGTATCATCTCAGACCAAGTCCGGACAGCCGCATTGTCTTCCACTCtatcaagaaactcatttcccatgataagctttctatatGGCAACCGAATATGAACCAACGCCTTTATAATGAAATGTCATGCAATTATGATGtcatataatcaaaacaaaataaactcaagtcagtatcacatataaagatataatccaatataaaataacaagaacacTTATTCAGGAATCTACTAGGGTTCGGCATTGTTCTActtagggcaagttcctaaagctcactatatgaggtttagtttctatagtaagggtacccgaaccagcagattcctcgatcttcacccattataggctcatatggattgagttcagttcagggggacacatttccctatggctgcacagagatgaaaatctcacgaaggcataggtacggatgtatcccggaagcggtccactaccctgcacggaggtgaaaacctcacgaaggactagtttctcgctcccacttaagggtaaaatgcaaaatgcaaatgcaaagttTCCAACATACCATGATAAAAAGTCAATGAGTGCGAAGggaactcatgaattttttaaaaaaatttattttcgacacaaagacaaacataatcagtttatggctcgactctctaacgtccccagcggagtcgccaagctgtcgaaaccgttttttgaaaacaaaaactttggttgtcgacttaaaaaacaaaaattggagtcgccaccgatcctttattaaggtgtgatcggcgcaccttaaaaataattttggtctgcgaattttgagaaaagcAGGTTGGAGTCGAttcatacgaggaaggattagcaccctcgtaacgcccaaaattggtaccaaattgattttatttatgccttggtgtcgaaaacttgaaaatattttaaaaggaaacttttttattttatgaatgaattaaaatgataagacattcttatttcaaagaaataaaacaccacacccagtgagttagggcacaatgtttttaaatcttcaaaatacccgaatattgccttttgcttttgaaaattcttatttcgagaagaaaatgtcatgaccagtaagttaggacccaacatttttgaattcccgagaataagcttttatttaaaatttgcgaatttattgcaaaacaaatacttggctttctaaattcatcgaaaaatacccgtaatccagtaagttaggacacgatctttctcaagaatcatgaatgccaaatatctcgaaaatttatgaaatatcatgattttaatactttgacaaaatcaaaatacacatttaaaaaaaaaaggatatgcTAAAAAGGGGTAATGCATAACATGAGATCAATATTCTAATTTCAAGCATATATGAAtaaacatttacaaatatatacaagtataatatACAAGAAATTCACAAATACGTGCATGCATATATTTGACACACATGTACAATGATACATATAAAAGATAGAATGgaatatatcaataaaaaactaaaaaatgcatgtatatgtatttgaaaatcgtgaaaaaggataaaatacaaaaatatgtatatgtgtatatatttacaaaagtaaaaaagtttgaaattaaaaataacagtatatgtatatatagaagttttaaaaaaagaaaaaaagaaaaaacatatgtataaagtATAGGTAGACGTgtaacctaaaacatgcatatatatatatatatatatatatatatatatatatatatatattaaaaaccaTGCAAGTATACTAAAAGCGTGTGTATGTAAAacatgtgtatgtatatgtattataaaaaaacaatgcatgaatgttataaaataataataattacgtatataacatatgcatataaaacatttaaatatatatacagtatatacataaatatgataaaaaaacgCATGTGCGTGTACATAGATAggtataataatgataataaaaataattgaaaatatggaccaaattgaattaaaacaaaaaaagtaaattcgcaataaacaaaaaaagaaccaaattgGGGCGCGCGAGCAACAGTggggactaaaagggaaattaatcccaccccccaaaacgctgcgcagcgagggatcaaattgaaacaaaaatgaaatatgcgtcaaaattttaaaaagcaaAATGGATTTGATTGGAGCGCATCGCAAAAAGGAGGGACTAATAGCACAAATATCCCATTTAAAGCCAgaatgcgcggatcctcccctccgggtcgggtcaccgcgcgggtcatggctacctaaacggcgccgttttgcagtcgttataaaaccaaaaaattttcccaaaagccccattttttcttttgtttacaAATGATAGCAGAGAAACCCtttgctagggtttcttttccATGCCGCCGCCGCCATTCAAAGCCATTCCTATGGTTTCAGTCGGTGCCCCCAGTCACCGATTACAATGGCGAAGGGAGCACCACGACGATATTAGGTAAGAtcctcttttttaaaaaaaaagctaaaaacgGAAAAAGGAAAACgataaagaataataaaaaaacctttCAAGATCttttctttagaaaattttcctCCTTTATTACTGTTTACAACAAACGAGAGATAaacaaaataggaaaataatagaAACACGATTTCACCTTCAATTTTTCAGTATTTCTCTGTCTTTTTCgtatttctttctattttcgtGTATTTTTTACACTGAAAAATCCCCgctaatacaaattaaaatcgGCCTTTAAATAGccgagaaaagaaaaagaaatcaaatcaaaagaaatccCCTCTGCTTTTGTTAGAAAGATTTTTGCCGTTCTGTTTGTGTTTGTTGCTGTGGGTTCAACGTGCAGGGAAGGCGCGAGATTCGTGGCAGCGAAGGGCACGATGTGCGAGATCGACGGGCATGACGCGCGGAAGCGATTCTTGCGCGATTGATTCTTTCAATGCACCGAGGCGTAAGCTAGGGTTTCTGCTATTCTATTTTTTTCGTGGGCTAGGGTTAGTTTGGGTGTTTAGGGTTATTGGGCCTaggtttagcttatttttttgttttgtaaggGCCCGGGTAAATTGGGCTTATTACAgtcctaattattttttatccaattcatattaaaataaaaatatatttttaaaaataaagaaaattaattcaacTAATTTAATCGCCTGCTTCATGAGTTGATCAATTCAACTCTTTAttctaaaattatcctaattattttttatccaattgATCTTACAAATTGATTTGATCCGATCCTGAAAATAGTGTTATAAACTCTACATGatccaaatagaaaaaaaaaagttatgttattttttttccaaaatggcccgttgattttattttttctttgaaagaAGGGAAGTTGTGTTTAGGCTGGAGGAAAATCATGAAGCTATGGAAAAGaaggttaatatatattttgtctCCTCAGTTTATTCATTAGTATTTAGTTgatatctaattttttaaatttagttggcattaaaatttatattttattatacagtTTAACACTTCTTATTAATACCGTTAATTTGTATTGGTGTGACAACGATAGTCAATCGATAGTGATATGGGACAATCTCTTAATTTGTCACAtgacaaacataaataaaaataaaaaatcttcaaaaacatttaaattaaaagaaagtataatttttttcacatcAAGAAAATGAATCTGAATAAATAGTTGTCCGAATACATTTGAATCCGGATCCAAATTCATTCCAAATATattgagtaattttatatatttttaatatttttataaaatataagttgttattactaatttgaaaaatatatgaagTCACAGGACTGGACTAATGCTGGAGCCACCTTCAGCCAAGTGCAGCAAGCTCCTCCTTCGTCCGAAACAGCACTTGCAGGGTGAGAGAAGCCAAATGGTCATTGGCTCAAATGTGGATTGTGCCATTTCAAGAGAGGCAAACTCGACAGGCATTGGTGTTGTTGTGCATGATAATACTGGAAGGTTCGTGGTTTTGATGTTGCTATGGAGCCACATCTAGTTGAAATCATCACATTATTGTAGTTACCCTCTTTGAATCTCGACATTATCATTTTGGAAACCAACTACAGAGAAGTAGTCTTGAGGCagatctttcaatttttggtaaTATTGTTAATGGTtgcttatgttttaaatttcaattttattatttgtacttCTATCGGACACGACGAAATACTAATAAAGCGAGCAGTTTTATCTTCATTCTTATTGGGATGACCCTCCTTCTATTCATgcaattttaagttttgatatTTGTACTATTTATTCCAATGAACTTTTGGGTACGATCCTATTTCTTGTTagatttttcttgttgttccacttcaaattatattttcttttgtttggtctaatatattcattttttgttcgagaattcaatttttttgaagctgaatatctaatttttttataatgtataTTTAAGCGCCttgaaatctattttttttctagttgtTGCAATAGCAACAATGTCAATTAAGTTAAGGTTTCAATtgacaaatattcaaattattttcttaattgatattttagttaattgattTATAATCTAATTCTGTTTccatattttacataaaaataatttaaataattattttatatataattttataataatacttattaattttatttataatttagggCCCATAGACCATGTTTGGGctcacaagttagtgcattagCCATCAGTAAAAGTACCACGAAACTTATTATACTTTAGATTGCATTATAATCACTTCActaaaaatggacaaattaatccttatacGTTAGATGAGTGAGCAAAACAACTCTTCTGTTAAAATTTGATGTCATATAAGGTATACTAACAAATTTATCCCTCAatttttacacatttattcaGTTTGATCCCTACTCTTTTATtggaaataaattagaaaagttTGAAACTAACAATgctaaagggtaaaatgaatcaattaagaccttttaaaatttaaacattattaaatatataaattttaaaattataagattttattaaataataataatgccgACCCAGTAAAAGAGTAggctcaatttaaaaaaaaacattgtaaCCAATAGATTTTAATGAGtggatattgttatttttaataaaattttaaaattataaaatttttattgctttatttataaattttttataattttaatgataattttaaattttaaaaacacaaaattaaaattaccaaattaaaatacatagactaaatccacaaattttcaaaagtatagagaataatattagaatttaacccatatatataatattacaccATTTGTTACTAGCCTTAGAATAGGATATGATCCCCACAAGCTTATTAGATATCGTCTAAATCAATCAGTTGACAATTTTATTCAGAAAGGGTACCTAACAGACTAAAAATACAAGGAATTCAGAACTCTCTAGAACCATAACCCGGAGCATAATGTACCAAATGTCACATGGTCGTATATGTAAGATTATGTTTGTAAGCTTACTATCAAGTATTAACAGTATGATTTGCAACATATACAATGCACACATACATATAAGATAATCAtaacattaatattttcatacCCTCAGTGTTTTCATCTTTCAAGACATTTTCGACCAACAATTAGTAGAAAGTATTGCTAGAAACAAGAACAGAGTTCATAACAGCAATTGATACACTCACACATATGGTTACCAGTTAATACCCTTAGAATAGGATTTGATACCAATTGTCATAATCCAGACTACCTTATTAGATATTGTCTAATTCgatcaattcacaattttatTCGAAAAGGTACTTAACAGACTGAAAAGAAAAGGGATTCATAACTCTTCTCTAGAACCATAACACGGTGCATAATGTACCAAATGTCCCATTGTCGTATATGCAAGactaataatattaagcttACTATTAACAGTATGATTTGcaacatatacatgcatacatacatataagaTAATCAtaacattaatattttcatatccTCAGTGTTTTCATCTTTCAAGACATTTTCAACTAACCGTTAGTGGAGAGTATTTGCTAGAAACATTCACAGAGTTCATAACAGCAATTGATACACTCACAGCAAGCAAGAGCAGTGCAGAGTTGTGTAAGAACGATGTAGCATTGATTATTCATGTATGATAATGTCTGGATGCAGCACATGCAACAGCATCGATCAAGCACTAAGCTGAAACAGTTTGTAGCTGCATTAACCAAAATCTCTGCACCTTCGGGTGACTTTGGTTCATTGGCTCCGGGTGGGATGTTCTTAGCTGTTGCAGTCAAGTTACCAAAGCCCACACCTAGACATCCTAGGGAAACTAGCTTCTGGGTTTTTGAATCTCCCTTTTTTGGTAGGCTTATTTTGTTGAATATCTGGTTCAGTTTACAGAAACTAAGTTAATGAACATACTTGGATTCATTTTTTTCACCtcaaatatatatgcatgtacgtaaaaaaatgaaataccAACTTTATCATTTATCCTGCCTATACCTTACTCATATAGTCATATTCAGACGTGGGAATGGTATAGAGATTATAACCTTGCTAGAATCCTCTAAATACGTTGAAACAGGAAATAAAAAGAACTGAAAATGTCCCTGTTAAACACATACCTATATTCAACATATCTATGCATGAGTAGCATGCCTCTTCCCTATTCTtcgtatatttgaaatttaattcctctttttttatttctaagaatttagtccctctacgtttaagattttaaaatgcaagttcaattgttaacactattaaaattcttttgttaaattcaggtCGATTACAAAGTCTCTTTTTTGTTCCATGACTACgagtgaaatttttttatgtcaaAATGTCGCACAAAAAATTTAACCGATAAAACCcgaatttttaaattctaaaagtagggactaaattccaaaaAATGGGAAAAGTAAAGGGGCGCATATTTTAACCTAGAACGTTTTCAATTATTGAAAAACCACAGCCAAAACTTCCAAAATCTTATGTCATCTAGAATGATTGATGGTAGAAGTAAGTATTAACTTGTcagatcaaaagaaaattccaaTGAAAGGAAAAGAGATCGAAGTAAGATCTAAAGAAAATCTTAACGAAAGAATATAATTGATGGAAGAAGGGTTAATGGAAATCGGACTGAATTCTGATACAGGGCAAGTGTTTCAAACAAACTCTCAAGTTCTTTCATGTGATTAGGGGATGCTGAAActgcattaaaaaataaatacatacctCCTGTAGTAGCATCGGTTCTGGCACTTTCTTCTCACTATCAGTCTGAAGCAGAATCAGGCAAGTATACTCAGATGGAAAACTAGTTTGCAGACTTATTTTGGCGACCTGTAATAGAAATAACTTCAAATTATGGTGCTCGAACTTGGAATGGGTATTAGCTCAAGGACATAGTCAGATTTTTCAAGTTATTCCTTATGTTTGGAGGATCTTTGGAGGTTATCCTTAGACCCATGTAACGGATAGGAATGTCAGACATGggtactttaagaaaaataagattCAAAACAACATAAGCTcgaaaataattagataataactaaaaatatcaaCCAGAATGCAAGAAATGAGAGTTAAATAAAgcttaaataagtaaattacaTGAATTCATCAGGGAGTGACTGTAGATCAGAACAACAAAATCCATCTAGGTTCATCATTAATTGCAGTCCAAACAAAAGGTTATAGGGACCAGCCATGATGTCAAACTAAGCTTAGACATGCCAAATAATTTCTAACTTGGAGGCAATGCTATGTTACTTGGACTCAAGTGTGAATGTCAGATTTGGAGTTTCTGATACAAGTATGTTCAATTTCTTctaagtttttttgtttttcatacaTTTGGAAGTTCTTGGAAGGTCATATCTCCATGTTAATGGTTAGATGAGTGTCAGACACTTGAGCGCCGAACAcacatatttttagaaaatgaaaagttaGAACAATGTTTGCCAGTAAGTTATTTAGGGACAAGCAGAGTTTCAGAAAGTGGCATACCTTATCCTCAAGCTCTTTACTCTTGGACAACCATGCATGACATGTAAGGATATCTATTTGCCTCCTTGTAAGTATCTATTAACAGACATAAGAATGAGAAAAAGAAGATGCATCAGCACCCAAACTTGTATCTCTGCATTTATTGATGAAAGTCAATGGCTAAATAAGGTCTCAATTGAAAGGTTGATCTTATAATTTTGAAGGTATTTTTCTAAAAGggtataaaaaattttgtgggAGGCATGGACTTTCATTAGAAAATTAACACCATAGGTTCCCTACACAACAACGAGTGGAGCCACTTATATCATTCAGATTCGGATGCGAGTTTTAAACAAGGCATGTTCACATTGTAGAGTTTTTCATTTAAGGCCCGTATTCCTATAGCTATGTGCATATATGCATCAAACTCAGGGACACAATTACTACAAAAAGATGAAAAGTTGGAGTAACATGGGAAATCACATGCAGTGAAGTGCTTATGGGAAAACAATGCCTTAAGCAAAAAAAATGAACCGCAAGGCCCAAAATTGTTACATGCAGACCTCAATAGAACATGTAAGAACTGGCAGAGGCAAATGGAAATCAAAGCAGACATGTTACATATGTTTCTTTATGAGTTGAATCCTTGTGGAAATAAAATTGTCAAGTATAAATTCTGAAACTTCCAGTGGTATTAACTTCAGGAGTAGAAAATTTACCCTATCAAATGACATGTCTTTTGCATTTTGCACTTTCAAGTCCATTATAAATGTGCTCATATCTGCTAATCTTCCTTTAACTTTAATAGTGTCTGGAAAATCACCTTTGTATCTGCCCGACATAATCAAAGGACTTCCAAACGAGAGGTCTGGAATACG
The window above is part of the Gossypium raimondii isolate GPD5lz chromosome 9, ASM2569854v1, whole genome shotgun sequence genome. Proteins encoded here:
- the LOC105797642 gene encoding uncharacterized protein LOC105797642, with translation MGNEFLDRVEDNAAVRTWSEMIQREKGDSLAVGYISELWDFTRVSVAQNNLQELKEIWDQWDNEVDKRLFRALAQFWNSAYSYFTFGKVDLVPTIEEYTALLRCSKVQVDRIYSKAVNVPTFLKKLINITGMSEQWVTARIKQKGESMCIPWKSLRDLILAHPNVRKKVDVFALSIYGLIVFPKILGHIDEAITDLFDRLDKGVTLVLVILAETFRSLNTCRRTGEGRFIGCAQLLLGWFHSHFWKVDKVSYHVFSESYSPLKEIVATSKRDDITEEKWMEIFQNLQEENVEWRAPWLLPNEILYRCGDFNWVPLLGIWGAVGYAPLLDDGYKRKAREMANAWNQTRRMKRLAVGPMTTSEYNEWCVRRINDNIPGPSPENS